The segment GGTTGCCCGGCCAGCCTCTACGAGCAGCAGACCAACCGTCTGCTCTGCCCGTGCCACCAGTCGCAGTTCCTCATCCTCGACAATGCGCAGCCGGTCTTCGGGCCCGCGACTCGGCGTCTGCCGATGCTGCCGCTTACAGTGGACGAGGAAGGTTTCTTTGTGGCAGCGTCCGACTTCCGCGACACCGTCGGACCTGACTTCTGGGAGCGGCCGTGAAGCGCCGAAAGCTGGACCTCGCTGAGGCCCCCAAGAATTTCGCCAAGGGGGCCGACGACCGGTTCCAGGCCGCCACCCCGCTGCGCGGCCTGCTGAACAAGGTCTTCCCGGACCACTGGTCGTTCCTGCTCGGCGAAATCGCCCTGTTCTCGTTCATCGTCCTGCTGCTCACCGGTGTGTTCCTCACCCTCTTCTTCGACCCGTCGATGAAGGAGGTGCAGTACGACGGTTCCTACCTCGCACTGCGCGGCACCTGGATGTCCGCGGCGTACGAGTCGTCTCTGCACCTGTCGTTCGAGGTCCGTGGCGGCCTCTTCATGCGGCAGATGCACCACTGGGCGGCGCTGCTGTTCATGGCGTCGATCATCGTGCACATGGCCCGCATCTTCTTCACCGGCGCGTTCCGCAAGCCGCGTGAGATCAACTGGGTCATCGGCATCGTGCTCTTCCTGCTCGGCTTCTTCGCCGGCTTCACCGGTTACTCGCTCCCCGACGACGGCCTCTCCGGCACCGGTCTCCGCATCGCCTCGGCGATCATGCTGACCCTGCCGGTCATCGGCACCTGGCTGTCCGCCTCGATCTTCGGCGGCGAGTTCCCCGGCGAGCTGATCATCGGCCGGTTCTACATCGCGCACGTGCTGCTGATCCCGGGCCTGCTGCTCGCCCTGATCGCCGCGCACCTGGGCATCGTCTTCAAGCAGAAGCACACCCAGTGGCCCGGCCCGCTGCGGACCAACGAGAACGTGGTCGGCGAGCGGATGTTCCCGCGCTACGCGATGAAGCAGGGCGGCTTCTTCATGGCCGTCTTCGGGGTCATCGCCCTGATGGCCGGCATGTTCCAGATCAACCCGATCTGGCTCTTCGGGCCGTACCGGGCGGCCGAGGTCTCCTCGGCGAGCCAGCCGGACTTCTATGTCATGTTCATGGACGGCCTGGTCCGGCTCATGCCGAACTGGCAGATCTACATCCCGATCGGCAACGGCTACAGCATCCCGCCGATGTTCTGGCCGGCCGTGGTGGGTCTCGGCGCGCTGTTCACGCTGCCGATGGCGTACCCATGGCTGGAAGCCCGCAAGCTGAAGGACAAGCGCACCCACCACCTGCTGGAACGCCCCCGAGACAACCCGGAGCGGGTCGGCATCGGCATGATGGCGTTCACGTTCTTCTTCATCGCCACCATCTCCGGCGGCAACGACGTCATCGCCGACAAGTTCCACATCAGCCTCAACGCGATGACCTGGGCCGGCCGGATCGGCCTGCTGATCCTGCCGCCGCTGGCCTACTACATCTCCGTCCGGATCTGCCTCGGTCTGCAGCAGCACGACCGCCAGGTGCTGGCGCACGGTGTGGAGACCGGCATCATCAAGCGGCTGCCGAACGGGCAGTTCGTCGAGGTCCACCAGCCGCTCGGCCCGGTCGACGACCACGGCCACCCGATCCCGCTCGAGTACGCCGGCTGGGTCGTACCGAAGAAGATGAACCGCCTCGGTGCCCTCGCGCCCGCGGTCAAGGGTTTCTTCTTCCCGGTCGAGAAGCCGGCCGAGATCCCGGTCTCGCCGGCGGTCACCGCCGAGAAGCGCGAGGAGATCAAGTCCGGGCGCTGAGCACGGTCACAGGAAAGCCCGCCGCAGCATTGCGGCGGGCTTTCTTTCTTTTCTTGTACGACAGAGCCGCGAGGCAGCAGCCGCTCAAGGCCGCAGCGCGACCGCCGGGCTGAAGCTTCAGTCGGCGTCCGGCAGACCGATCGCGAACGCGTCCTCCAGGTCGTGCTTGGAATAGGCCCGGAACGCGATGTGCGACTCGGTGTTGATGACCCCCGGCGTCTTGGAGATCCGCCCCGCGATGACCTCGGCGATGTCGTCGAACTTCGCCACCCGCACGATGGCGATCAGGTCGACGTTGCCGGCCACCGAATAGACCTCGCTGACCCCGTCCAGGGCCGCAAGCGCCTCGGCGACCTCAGGAATCGAATCAGTGGCGCAGTCGATGTGGACGATCGCGGTGTTCACCAGCGTGCTCCTCGGCTGTGAGGGCGGAACTTGGGGTCGCGGACCATGCTATCCGCGCCACCCACCCCATTCCACGGCCACCACCACAGCCGCCCCCAGCCCACCGCAAGCGCCGCCTCCCCGCCCACTCCCAGCCACCCGCGAGCGCCGTCTCGCAGCCACCCGCGAGCGCCGTCTCGCAGCCACCCGCGAGCGCCGCTTTCCGCCCGCTCACCGTCCTGCTCGGCGCCGCCCGGTACCTCCCTAGCCAATCCCGCGAGCGCCGCTTCCGCCCGCTCCCCAGCCAACCGCGAGCGCCGCCTTCCCGCCTCCTTCGCGCCCAATCGCGAGCGCCGCTTCCCCCCGCTCCCCAGCCAACCGCGAGCGCCGCTTCCCGCCTCCTTCGCGCCCAACCGCGAGCGCCGCTTCCCCCGCCCCTCCTCAGCTGACGGTGGGTGCTGTTTCGCGGCGCGTGAAGCAGCGTTGCTGGTCAGCTGGTTGGCCGGGCTGACGGTGGGTGCTGTTTCGCGGCGCGTGAAGCAGCGTTGCTGGTCAGCTGGTTGGCCGGGCTGACGGTGGGTGCTGTTTCGCGGCGCGTGAAGCAGCGTTGCTGGTCAGCTGGTTGGCCGGGCTGACGGTGGGTGCTGTTCGCGGCGCGTGAAGCAGCGTTGGTGGTCAGCTGGTTGGCCGGGCTGACGGTGGGTGCTGTTTCGCGGCGCGCGAAGCAGCGTTGGTGGTCAGCTGGTTGGCCGGGCTGACGGTGGGTGCTGTTTCGCGGCGCGCGAAGCAGCGTTGGTGGTCAGCTGGTTGGCCGGGCTGACGGTGGGTGCTGTTTCGTGGCGTGCGAAGCAGCGTTGCTGGTCAGCTGGTTGGCCGGGCTGACGGTGGGTGCTGTTTCGTGGCGTGCGAAGCAGCGCTGGTGGTCAGCTGGTTGGCCGGGCTGACGGTGGGTGCTGTTTCGTGGCGTGCGAAGCAGCGTTGGTGGTCAGCTGGTTGGCCGGGCTGACGGTGGGTGCTGCTTCGCGGCGCGAAACGGCGCTGGTGGTCAGCTGGTTGGCCGGGCTGACGGTGGGTGCTGCTTCGCGGCGCGAAACGGCGCTGGTGGTCAGCTGGGGGTGGTGGTGACGGTCAGGCCGTTGGTGGCGCGGATCGCGGCGGTCAGGGACTCGCCTGGAGCCACGACGGCGCCGGGCAAGATGACGCATCGGGTGACTGTGCCGGCGACCTTTGCGCCCGCGCCCACCACTGACTCGGTGACCGGGCCGGTTACGGCGGCGGACGGGTCGATCAGGTTTGTGCCGGCGGCGGCGTGCAGGTTGGCGGCCATGTAGTCGCCGGGGGTGCCGGTGTCCAGGTAGAAGCCCTGATAGCCGATCAGCTCGAGCTCGCCCGCCGCCTCCGCGGGACGCCACACGGTGCGGACCAGGTTGCTGTCCTCGTCGGTCAGATCCCGCAGGTAGCGCCACGGCATCAAGGAGAAACCCGCGAACCGGTGGCCGCTGAAACCGCCGTCCTCACCAGGGCGGCAGGGCATGGTGAGCATCCGTACCGTCTCGCCGGACCAGCCGTCCAGCAGCGCGGCGATGTCCTTGCCGGGCTCGCGCGCCGGATCCGTCAGGTAGGCGTCCGCGTTGCCGACCAGAGCGCCCCGCCCGCCGATCCAGTCTTTCATCCGGCCGACGCCGCCGGACGTCCCCAGCGGCCCGTCCGGCTCGACCGAGAGGTGGGCGCGGTCACCGACGTGCGCGACAACCTGTTCGGCAAGGTAGGCCGCGTTCACCGCCACCTGCTCCGGACCGCTGAGCCCGACTCCGGCCAGCCGGCGCAGCGCGTGGTCGAGCAGCGGGAGGTTGCCGACCGGGCAGAGAGCCTTCGGCACCGACTCGGTGAGCGGTCGCAGCCGCTGCCCTTCCCCTGCGGCCAGCACCACACCGCAGACCGGGATCACCGCGGGCCCTCGGCGGTGGTGCCCGGGGCCGTGCCGCCGGCCGTGACCGACGGGGGAAGTTCCCCGGCGCGTGGGCCCAGACCGTAGATGCCGAGCAGCCGCTCGGTCGGGAAGGTCAGCGCGGGCAGGTCGTCGATTGGGAACCAGGCGGCCTCCAGAACCTCACCGCCGTCGACGACCAAGGGAGTGCTGGACGCGGGCACCGAGCCGAACCAGATCGTGTCGACTACGCCGCCGTTCGGATGGATGATCGCGTTCGGGTTGCCGGGGGTCAGATCGCCGGGCTCCACGCGTACCCCCGCTTCTTCGAAAAGCTCGCGTGCCGCACCGACCGCGGGCAGCTCGCGGCGCTTGAGCAGGCCGGCCGGAAGGCCCCAGCCGCGTCCCGGCGGCTGGCGCAGCAGCAGGATGCGGCCCGGCGCCGCGGCTTCGGCATCGCGGATGATCGTGACCGCGCCGACCAGGTACTTCGGGGAGATCATCCGGGCCAGCTGGCGGCGC is part of the Actinoplanes sp. NBC_00393 genome and harbors:
- the qcrB gene encoding cytochrome bc1 complex cytochrome b subunit codes for the protein MKRRKLDLAEAPKNFAKGADDRFQAATPLRGLLNKVFPDHWSFLLGEIALFSFIVLLLTGVFLTLFFDPSMKEVQYDGSYLALRGTWMSAAYESSLHLSFEVRGGLFMRQMHHWAALLFMASIIVHMARIFFTGAFRKPREINWVIGIVLFLLGFFAGFTGYSLPDDGLSGTGLRIASAIMLTLPVIGTWLSASIFGGEFPGELIIGRFYIAHVLLIPGLLLALIAAHLGIVFKQKHTQWPGPLRTNENVVGERMFPRYAMKQGGFFMAVFGVIALMAGMFQINPIWLFGPYRAAEVSSASQPDFYVMFMDGLVRLMPNWQIYIPIGNGYSIPPMFWPAVVGLGALFTLPMAYPWLEARKLKDKRTHHLLERPRDNPERVGIGMMAFTFFFIATISGGNDVIADKFHISLNAMTWAGRIGLLILPPLAYYISVRICLGLQQHDRQVLAHGVETGIIKRLPNGQFVEVHQPLGPVDDHGHPIPLEYAGWVVPKKMNRLGALAPAVKGFFFPVEKPAEIPVSPAVTAEKREEIKSGR
- a CDS encoding Lrp/AsnC family transcriptional regulator; this encodes MNTAIVHIDCATDSIPEVAEALAALDGVSEVYSVAGNVDLIAIVRVAKFDDIAEVIAGRISKTPGVINTESHIAFRAYSKHDLEDAFAIGLPDAD
- a CDS encoding sugar phosphate nucleotidyltransferase translates to MIPVCGVVLAAGEGQRLRPLTESVPKALCPVGNLPLLDHALRRLAGVGLSGPEQVAVNAAYLAEQVVAHVGDRAHLSVEPDGPLGTSGGVGRMKDWIGGRGALVGNADAYLTDPAREPGKDIAALLDGWSGETVRMLTMPCRPGEDGGFSGHRFAGFSLMPWRYLRDLTDEDSNLVRTVWRPAEAAGELELIGYQGFYLDTGTPGDYMAANLHAAAGTNLIDPSAAVTGPVTESVVGAGAKVAGTVTRCVILPGAVVAPGESLTAAIRATNGLTVTTTPS
- a CDS encoding NUDIX domain-containing protein, which translates into the protein MNIPRQFRGLAYQAFYGLPLPVRRQLARMISPKYLVGAVTIIRDAEAAAPGRILLLRQPPGRGWGLPAGLLKRRELPAVGAARELFEEAGVRVEPGDLTPGNPNAIIHPNGGVVDTIWFGSVPASSTPLVVDGGEVLEAAWFPIDDLPALTFPTERLLGIYGLGPRAGELPPSVTAGGTAPGTTAEGPR